ATTCACTGTTGTAGAATTCTaaagtcagaaggtgttgattaattctctgtaGCTGCAGTTCCAACAGTAGCGCAGAGTTCATATCAGTTGTAAtactttattgtttctatagcaacagctcatttacaTGGGGCTTGTATGACAGCAGTCTGCTTTCACATGTATGGTGGGGTTTTTGGTACTGAGAGATTTAtggaacatacactatattgccaaaagtattgggacacccctccagatcattgagttcaggtgttgtgtttcaggggtgggactcggccccttagttccagtgaaaggaactcttaatgcttcagcttcataccaagacattttggacaatttcatgctctttgtgggaacagtttggggatgaccccttcctgttccaacatgactgcacaccagtgaccaaagcaaggtccataaagacatggatgagtgagtttggtgtggaggaacttgactggcctgcacagagtcctgagtcaggccaaaagttttgggacgcctgcctttacatgaacatgaatgtaatatatgtTGTCCCATTATTAACCTGGGGAGAAAATAAAGCGAGTCTGGTGAGGGAAAGCTTGTTAAGAGCTGCTGTAACGTAAATGAGAAGAGGATCTGAATTGTTTCCTGGATGTTCCACGCTATGTTAGAAAGTAAAGTCGGCTGTTGTACAGCCTTTTAAGGTGGTGATAGTAATAGTTTTGCACTGGTCCCGATCACATCATCCTGATTTGTAGCTTTAAAAGTACTCGAGATACTGAGAGGAATCTCATGTAAAGATAAAAGAATTCTGTGTGACGTCAGAACACAGCACGTCATCATACTGAAGAACAGCGACGTTTCCTTCCTCAGTCACGTGACGCAGCTTATAATGCAACTATTACTCGTTAAAACTTCAGTTCTTCCGTGGTGCTGGACGCAGTGTTTTACTCCCGAGGGTCAGTTATAATGGTCACTGAGCCGCGCTCACTTTCATGCGCCTTCGTTCTCCTGACCACGTGTCACCACTGACCCGGAAGTAGGGAATTTACCCACTAGCATGTTTTGCTCTTTAGCGTAGCATGAAAAGAGGCGTGGTCTTGTCTTGGccgggcaaaaaaaaaaagaaaaaagaaaaagaaaaacaaagcacaaaCCAGAGCAGCTCCTTTAAACAAGACATTAGCATATCGCGTGACGTCAGCGGTGGGCGTGTCCTTTCAGAACTCGTGTCCAGGCAAAACACGAGCTTCTGTTCAAAAGCGCTTCTTTACAAACAAGTTGGAGAGCGgcgagaggaggaggaggaggaggaggaagaaggtcCGAGCGTGAAGAGTGCACTCGGATTTACACTTCAAACTGGACATAACAACAAGCTCTGACCTTCATCTTCCCACAGATACTTAATAACACAAtatcaaaagaaaaacaagaaaaaaagtggCGGTAAGTGTCAGGCTTCCTGTCCTCGTGCCGGAGCAGATTTGTGACTTGTTTACATCCAAACCTCTCAGATTGATTAAGAGTCAAATGATTAAGGTTAAATATTTATAgaggtttgttgttgttttgtttggaaAAAGATATTGCCACATGTCAATATGCGTCATTTTAATAATGATGAGAATGATGTCATGATGTGTCGCTGTTTGATGATGCAAACCATAATTGGCACAacaacagtgatgatgatgatgatgatgatgatggggatgggatgtgttggatgcagATTTGTTTTGGAGTAAATTAATCATGTGAGGTTGCATGTACCTGAGGTTTCAGATGTACAGTAGAATCtccagatgaagatgaagatgaatgtCATggctgtgagatgatgatgatgatgatggtgttgtgttttcACCTCACTGTGTCATGTGGAGTTTGTTTGGTGATTTCcccgcactaacacacacctgctacagctgctcagtgtgtattagactgagtgtgtgcgtgtgtgtgtgtgtgttttggagcaGTGGAGCTCATGTGCACGAGTGTTTCCTGCTTTAAACGCACGTGGATCTGAACTAATGAGAATGATGacgtgtgatggtgtgtattaatgtgtaataatGGATGTTTATGAACTggtcaggtgtgttagagcaggtaTGTGAGGAATTCAGTAAGGAGATGGTCAGTGTCCAGTTTActggtgtggaggtgtttgtgttgAGTTTATTGGTGTGGTGTTCAGtatgaaggtgttcagtgtggagatgtttggtgttcagtgtggagatgtttggtgttcagtatgaaggtgttcagtgtggagatgtttggtgttcagtatgaaggtgttcagtgtggagatgtttggtgttcagtatgaaggtgttcagtgtggagatgtttggtgttcagtatgaaggtgttcagtgtggagatgtttggtgttcagtgtggagatgtttggtgttcagtatgaaggtgttcagtgtggagatgtttggtgttcagtatgaaggtgttcagtgtggagatgtttggtgttcagtatgaaggtgttcagtgtggagatgtttggtgttcagtatgaaggtgttcagtgtggagatgtttggtgttcagtatgaaggtgttcagtgtggagatgtttggtgttcagtatgaaggtgttcagtgtggagatgtttggtgttcagtgtggagatgtttggtgttcagtatgaaggtgttcagtgtggagatgtttggtgttcagtgtggagatgtttggtgttcagtatgaaggtgttcagtgtggagatgtttggtgttcagtatgaaggtgttcagtgtggagatgtttggtgttcagtatgaaggtgttcagtgtggagatgtttggtgttcagtatgaaggtgttcagtgtggagatgtttggtgttcagtgtggagatgtttggtgttcagtatgaaggtgttcagtgtggagatgtttggtgttcagtatgaaggtgttcagtgtggagatgtttggtgttcagtatgaaggtgttcagtgtggagatgtttggtgttcagtatgaaggtgttcagtgtggagatgtttggtgttcagtatgaaggtgttcagtgtggagatgtttggtgttcagtgtggagatgtttggtgttcagtatgaaggtgttcagtgtggagatgtttggtgttcagtatgaaggtgttcagtgtggagatgtttggtgttcagtatgaaggtgttcagtgtggagatgtttggtgttcagtatgaaggtgttcagtgtggagatgtttggtgttcagtatgaaggtgttcagtgtggagatgtttggtgttcagtatgaaggtgttcagtgtggagatgtttggtgttcagtatgaaggtgttcagtgtggagatgtttggtgttcagtatgaaggtgttcagtgtggagatgtttggtgtTGGTGTTCAGGGTGTAACTTCCTAGCTGGTGTTAGTGTTCAGGAATTTTACAGAAAcgcagtgttttattattttattatttcacgATTTATTTCCCTTATTAGCACCAGATTGTACATAGCGATAATTAGCGCACTCGTTAACATGTCCTGTTAGCATGATACAGCACCATCCGAATCCAGAAAGACTACAGTAATTCGGCGTCAGGATCACAGTACCTCCTGTTCCCGTTTGCGCCGCTTCTTTCATGAATAGAGCAGATTTGAATCGGCTGCTTTGTTTTCCTCGAAACGCTGGAACTTTCCCTCATTTGACTGTGATGCGTCGGCAGTTTCGCTGATGTCAGAGCAGCGCTAATGTGTCCGTCAAAACATCCAGAGATGATGATCCACTCGGTTTGACCTGAACGATCCAAACATCTTCCAACACTGACAGGAAgagtgaacttttttttttgctataaacATACACTTCCACATGCTAACTTGAGGGGAGATTTGTAGCTAGCTAGCCACCAGTTTAGCATAAAAATATCTCTCTGATATTTCGGATGGATTTCTGAATGAAATTCgactattttttttgttaaaacgTTTCCTTAGCAGGTCTTTGTCATGTAAGTGGCCTTCAGAACAATGATATAGTTCATGATAATATTCATAGCTAACCGTTTCTGTTCTCATTTAACTAGCTAGATGTGCTAATTAGGCGGTGCTACCTGTCCAGCTAATCACTTTTTGGAGGAAAGAATGTTATATAAAtatcagaattattggcacccttcctGATTTATAAAAGAAATGTATAATCTAATGATAATTTCTAGTTATAACAAACTCTTTGCGTATTTTTATGAAGAGTTTTGGAACGACAGTATACGTTTTATAAAAACGCGTTTCACGTATAGttacgtttttgttttttatttttttctcgtCCAGGGTGATTTCCGCTGATGGAGGATGACGAGGAGGATACACCTTTACCGTTTCCAGCCAACCCACTGCAGATTGCAGACTCCAGACCAGAGAACATGCCACTGATTCAGACCACGCCTCGCTTCCGGAACTCGGGCTCCGTCCCCAGCGCGGTCAGTCCCGTCCACCGCTCCCTTCACGGAGCCGTGGAACTGGGGCTTCTGTCCACGCCGTCAGGATCCACAGACGATTCACTTCTTCACAGTAAGCAGACTAGCTTGTTTAGATAATGAGAAGATGATCTAAGCAATCTAGTAGCATGGCGTTGAGTTTAGCTAGCTGATCAGCTTAGCTGTTTATTTTACTTAGCCCGAAGACGAGAAAAGAAAGATTATCAGGATTTAACcttaagccccgcccccttgtTTATCTTTTATAAAAAATACTCATGATGGGTAGCAGACCTTTTTACACATTTGGGATGCAGCCGCGGAGTCTTATCCTAAAACGTGATGCATACGAtaaaacatgatgatgatgatgatgattttacttttttgtGCAGATTTAATCCTCTTCCCCGGAGGAGACTCTGGCTTCACGGCTCTGGTTCCGAATGCGTCGGAGCAGTCGGGAGAAGACGACGAGCAGGACGAAGGGAaaggggaggagagagaagaggacaGGACGAGCGTGGAAGTGCAGATCGGACGGAAGCTGCGCGAGATCGGAGATCATTTCCAGCAGGAGCACATGCAGCTGGTGAGAAGCACAGAGTTCACCCACAACCCGACCTCACGCGGTTACTCTGCGTACACGTAAAGAGTCTCTAGAATAAATACGGGTGTGTAACATTCAAGAGCTCGGACCTTTCCTCCACGTGGAAGCCACCTTGTTCCAAAGCTCCGCCCACTCGAGTACACCATTACACTCTGAGATACTCGTCTAGTGCTGCTTGATTTGCAGATTtatagaaatatgtgaaattATAGATCACAGCGTCAAGGAAAACAGTGAGacggaaaaaaataaacattacaagTCTGAAATGGAGAAGATAAATGACAGATTCAATAcatcaaataatatatatatatttattactgcCTAGTCCTACAGTTTATATTCAAATGCATTATTTgcccttattattattattattattattattattattattattattattagagaccGCCCAGCACACAGCAGGTTGCTGGAACAGACTGAAGAAgtgaagcgagagagagagactgtgagagtgtgtgagagtgtgtgagagtgtgtgagagtgtgtgtgagagtgtgtgtgagagtgtgtgtgagagtgtgtgtgagtgtgtgtgagtgtgtgtgagtgtgtgtgagtgtgtgtgagagtgtgtgtgagagtgtgtgtgagtgtgtgtgtgagtgtgtgtgtgagtgtgtgtgtgagtgtgtgtgtgagtgtgtgagagtgagtgtgtgagagtgtgtgtgtgagagtgtgtgtgagagtgtgtgtgagagtgtgtgtgagagtgtgtgagagtgtgtgagagtgtgtgagagtgtgtgagagtgtgtgagagtgtgtgtgagagtgtgtgtgagtgtgtgagagagtgtgtgtgtgagtgtgtgtgagtgtgtgtgagtgtgtgtgagtgtgtgtgagtgtgtgtgagtgtgtgtgtgtgagtgtgtgtgtgagtgtgtgagagagtgtgtgtgtgtgtgtgtgtgagtgtgtgtgagtgtgtgtgagtgtgtgtgtgagtgtgtgtgagtgtgtgagagagtgtgtgtgtgagtgtgtgtgagtgtgtgtgtgagtgtgtgtgagagtgtgttttataCTGCATGCTAAATTTAGAACCATGAGTCACCCATGACATCACCGGTACCGTGACCACTGTAGGCTAACTGCTATAGGCTGATTGCTGTTGGCTAATGTGACTCTGACCATGTGACCAGGAAGTTCCTCTGAAGATCAAAGTCTAATGTTtgtaataatactactactactactactactactaataataataataataagttataAATATAACTTAATAGTTATAGAGTTAACATTGAAATTATTTCTAGTGGTGTAAAAATATTTGAGataaagtgttgtgtgtgtgtgtgtgtgtgtgtgttcatgtgacaCGGCTTAtgcaacacactgcaacacttAGCCCCGCCTCTCACTCTCCGCCTGGAACACACTGCTCCACTAAACTCTACTCTCAAAAACCCTACATGACCCTGCGCCTGATTGGACAGTTTTAAAACCTATGTCCCACCCCCCTGCAGCCACCGACGTCTGATTGGCTGTCGGTCCAGGGCTGAGGGGGATAAACAGCGCAGCAGCGCTATCTAGTGGTAGTTCCTGAGAGCCACAGAAATCATTGCTGAGTTGAATTTATTCTGTTTACAGAAAATGGagagtaaatgaataaacattgcCGTTATTccgatttgatttgatttacctctcttctctcttctctgcaATTCATGCAGTATCGGAGAAACCGACAGCCCATTTGGTGGCGCTTAGCAACGACGCTTTACGACTTTCTGTTACCGAGGGAGTTCATCGGACAGTGAGGAGGTCAACGCGCGAAGGAGTCCTCCGTCTCTGGGTCCTAGTGTCTGCCCTGGCGGTTACCCGTGCCCTTAAACAGGCCTTTTGAGGAGAACTTGGaaaacagacaggaagtgaggagGAGTGCGAGTCGCCGCTGGACGGAGACGGTGTCCCCACTACCGCTCACGAAGAAGCCATCTTTAAAATGGAGctagtttttatgttttgttttttaaattccttttttttgtcgCTTATTATAATTTTGCCTCTTAGTCTGCGAATGCCTTACAAGTGGATCGAGTCAAgaagcaaagaaaaagaaaattttgCTTCCGAGATCAAAGGACTTCAGGAAAGTTCCGGAAATTAGGAAATGTGAAGGAGCAGCAGCCTcaaaaaaactctctctctcttttttttttttttaaaaaaaaaagtgtatttattttttaatttcttactggttaattttttttcctgtcctaTCTTTTGAGACAGTTTTCTGCTGATCTCAGCACAAGTTTTTACTGAACAGTTTGTTCTCTTTTGGAAGGAAAAACATCGTCACTGCACGTCTGTCGCCTTAAAATCAATTCTAAACATCTGAGCCTTTTGTAACCTGAGCCTTTAAGATCCTCAGGGCTGAGAGACATTTTCACGAGCGTGATTTATTCCCTAAGCTTTCTACACTCGCTTTTACCGAGACGTTCGGTCTCTGAACCGGACGATTTTTAAACGCAACTTTTAtcatttactaaaaaaaaaaaacattttctttgtttaacGTCGTAAATCACGTTTCTACATTAATAGATGTAGATTGTTTctacaaaaatgattttttttttctttaatttttaaaggtttttaaCTAGGTCCTAAAGATGTTAAAATACTTTTAGTGaacaaatcaggaaataaaaaaaaaaaaaaattgaaataatgtctgattttgtaaatatgtttacagtcaggtttaaaaaaattttactagaaaaagtttttttgtattaaatgttataaaaaattCTATAAAAATTTGAACTGCAAAATTTTTTGTATGGAGTTTTAGCTCGGATTTTAAAGCCTGACTGTAAACAGAAGCGAGATCGAATTGGAAGGAATTCCGTGCTGTCGAAGCAATACCGCACCGTCCGATCAACACAATCAGACACTGTCAGACACAATCAGACACCCCGGTCCCATAAAATCCCACACCGTTAGAACTTTTCCTTTCTGATGTACAATCTGCAGCTCTGATGAGAAACTCTAGCGTTCGAGGAGCTGCGTTTCTGTCTACGATCAACACCACTGCTGTCAAACGggttgtaaaagaaaaaaacctgtcgattttttaattattattattattattattattattattattattattattattatttttgtttatttatcgtAAGATTttgtaaaagaataaataaataaataaattaaatgaaatataaaatatggagtttaaagaagagagaaaatgttTCCTGATTCATGTCGAGTTTCCTCTCAAGCCATTAACTTAAGCCAATAAGAATTATGGTgcattttgtaaaaaataaaaataaaaaaatcgcTCTTCCGGTAAATAAACGAGGCCCTTATTGATCAAAGCTGCGCTGATTTCAAGACAAATCTTTATTGGGATTTTCCAAAAATGTCcgaagattttttatttttattttatttatttttctttactttaaaatgaaaacatttttgttttctttctttaataattTCAGCTGTGTGGGAAAAATCCCTCATCTGAGTTTATAAAACATCTGTGTTTcatctaaatctaatctaatccaataTAAGTACaatctaatccaatctaatTCTAATCTAAATCCAATCTAATTCCAGTCTAAATATAATCTGATTCTAATCGAATCCAATCTAATTCTAATTCCAATCTAATTCTAATCTAAATCCAACCTAATTCAAATC
This DNA window, taken from Hemibagrus wyckioides isolate EC202008001 linkage group LG06, SWU_Hwy_1.0, whole genome shotgun sequence, encodes the following:
- the bmf2 gene encoding BCL2 modifying factor 2 — encoded protein: MEDDEEDTPLPFPANPLQIADSRPENMPLIQTTPRFRNSGSVPSAVSPVHRSLHGAVELGLLSTPSGSTDDSLLHNLILFPGGDSGFTALVPNASEQSGEDDEQDEGKGEEREEDRTSVEVQIGRKLREIGDHFQQEHMQLYRRNRQPIWWRLATTLYDFLLPREFIGQ